A region of Clostridia bacterium DNA encodes the following proteins:
- a CDS encoding LytTR family DNA-binding domain-containing protein, with product MLSIAILDDDENILNDYNKKISKWLKKNSIKGEIVISTNDPQVFLRELREKQVNVCIIDINLKSEVNGMYIAECIRKEGLPVEIIFSTGLLEYMPKAFDVRAYNFIAKPLNENLEKCLIKLNQDLMERKTLYKKIDVRFGSTVYYINIDDIVFIEHIGNKTVLHIKNRNIETYEGLEEIISRLDDKRFLQCHRSVYINIDFIESLNIKNKRLLMITGDTCEVGPKYYNIIKDKLEWSENSAN from the coding sequence ATGCTTTCAATAGCAATATTAGATGATGATGAAAATATTCTTAATGATTACAACAAAAAGATTTCGAAATGGCTAAAGAAAAACAGTATTAAGGGTGAAATAGTAATATCAACAAATGATCCTCAAGTGTTTTTGAGGGAATTGAGAGAAAAACAGGTGAATGTATGTATTATTGATATCAACTTAAAAAGTGAAGTTAATGGAATGTACATTGCAGAATGCATAAGAAAAGAAGGCCTGCCAGTAGAAATAATATTTAGTACTGGTCTTTTAGAGTATATGCCTAAAGCATTTGATGTTCGAGCTTATAACTTTATAGCCAAGCCGTTAAATGAAAATTTAGAAAAATGCCTAATAAAACTAAATCAAGACCTTATGGAAAGAAAAACATTATATAAAAAAATTGATGTTAGATTTGGATCAACAGTTTACTACATTAATATAGATGATATAGTGTTTATTGAACATATTGGAAACAAAACTGTACTACATATAAAAAATCGCAACATTGAAACGTATGAAGGTTTAGAAGAAATTATCTCAAGGCTCGATGATAAAAGATTTCTACAGTGTCATCGCTCTGTATACATAAATATTGACTTCATAGAAAGCTTAAATATCAAGAATAAAAGACTCTTGATGATAACTGGGGATACATGTGAAGTAGGTCCAAAGTATTATAATATTATTAAAGATAAACTGGAATGGAGTGAAAACAGTGCAAATTGA
- a CDS encoding GHKL domain-containing protein, protein MQIDFLAINLLSAVLSALLISYFVKSFYKINLEFKNQVAFTILFGLLNGIVSVAIRDMGDLVNNLKPILLMSLSIIIIKLILDISILKSLISFFIVALGIGIGNAIVPLLFNLLGFSVTNITLENKIIIAALLNLFINVVAAIFIFTIKPIKGVFSSIKNSKTVIITLLLSFLLITTSASLQYFSNNFNPIIFTIITLLTTIYCVFTIWTSMVSYKTENQKIELEQQKFYNESLDNALHNLRRFKHDWVNNLGVIHDMLQEHEYIAAQSYINELLETDNKIGSTAILNIKNAGLHGIISSKIKLASDRGISLNLKSIGTIKDITNIKISELCEIIGIFLDNAIESTENENDKNIEVCILSDDSNIQITIKNPCFLQPEINKIFTPGYSTKGMGRGNGLFIVKKLLEKNQYVLNNTYYNENEKQFIQELAISLSKTTP, encoded by the coding sequence GTGCAAATTGACTTCTTAGCGATAAATCTATTATCTGCAGTTTTGTCAGCTCTTCTCATTTCTTACTTTGTAAAAAGCTTCTATAAAATAAATTTAGAATTCAAAAATCAAGTTGCATTTACAATACTTTTTGGTCTACTAAATGGTATAGTTTCTGTAGCTATCCGTGATATGGGAGATCTTGTAAATAACTTAAAGCCCATACTTTTGATGTCACTTAGTATAATAATTATAAAGCTAATTTTGGATATAAGTATATTGAAATCGCTAATTTCGTTTTTTATAGTAGCTTTGGGAATCGGAATTGGTAATGCAATTGTTCCATTATTGTTTAATTTGCTCGGGTTTAGCGTTACAAATATAACTTTAGAAAATAAAATTATAATTGCTGCTTTACTTAATCTATTTATAAATGTTGTAGCCGCAATATTTATTTTTACAATAAAGCCAATAAAGGGTGTTTTCTCAAGCATTAAGAATTCCAAAACTGTAATAATTACATTGTTATTGTCATTTCTTCTGATAACAACAAGTGCATCATTGCAATATTTCAGTAATAATTTTAATCCAATAATATTTACAATAATTACTTTATTGACAACTATTTACTGCGTTTTTACAATATGGACATCCATGGTGTCATACAAAACAGAGAACCAAAAAATCGAACTTGAACAGCAAAAATTTTATAACGAGTCTTTAGATAATGCCCTTCATAATCTTAGGAGATTTAAACATGACTGGGTTAATAATTTAGGTGTAATACATGACATGTTGCAAGAACATGAATATATTGCCGCTCAAAGCTACATAAATGAGTTGTTAGAAACTGATAACAAAATAGGGTCTACTGCAATACTAAATATTAAGAATGCAGGGTTACATGGAATAATCTCCTCAAAAATCAAACTTGCATCTGACAGGGGAATAAGTCTGAACTTAAAATCAATTGGCACAATTAAGGATATTACTAATATAAAAATATCAGAGCTATGTGAAATAATTGGAATTTTTTTAGATAATGCAATTGAATCTACAGAAAATGAGAATGATAAAAATATTGAAGTTTGCATATTGTCAGACGATTCTAATATTCAAATCACTATAAAGAATCCTTGCTTTTTGCAACCGGAAATAAACAAAATTTTTACTCCAGGCTATTCTACAAAAGGTATGGGCAGAGGAAATGGTCTTTTTATAGTCAAAAAGTTATTAGAAAAAAATCAGTATGTATTAAATAATACATACTACAATGAAAATGAAAAACAGTTTATTCAAGAATTAGCTATTTCTTTAAGCAAAACTACTCCTTAA
- a CDS encoding cyclic lactone autoinducer peptide gives MKKSMKEKMYFLLSVIGLLVAAASASACWLFVFHQRKCPKTLIKQD, from the coding sequence ATGAAAAAGTCAATGAAGGAAAAGATGTATTTTCTGCTTTCGGTAATTGGGCTTTTAGTTGCTGCTGCTTCAGCATCCGCATGTTGGCTGTTTGTATTTCATCAGCGTAAGTGCCCAAAAACATTAATTAAGCAAGATTAA
- a CDS encoding RICIN domain-containing protein — MKKKIFSIMIALTFLIVQMPLAVGPWGVQRAYAAGITTLVSKHTYKIINKRSGKALDVLNASCDAGANIIQWGYGGGDSQKWILEDVGGGYFKIINKGSGKALDVSGGSYDNGGDVIQWGYWGGDNQQWSVQADNGYYKIINRRSGKALDVSGGSYDNGGDVIQWDYWGGDNQQWILEDITLDEAATQLYPVKLRTDSYNGKYIFCSSDKEGDDYVIEAHTDSTDERNDFFIEKKGSKYRLVTRQGYIFRSSDEEGGDYIMEAHWNKYSDTRTEFTIEQLSNGKYRICYDEGYLFVSSTLSGNDNYVEADWNKTTDPRAEFSLEVIDPYFNYASWMEKTKNDIGNKKLWEITMPGAHDSGTWDLKPAKYVGNTGDSATANLDPDAAIRMAKTQDWNIKYQLASGARYFDMRVSYGYYHVLGSPTGSFHRIDDGKYYTQHTVIGSDYEEVLSLVKEYLDSSPKKELIILNFSHFENFGAAQHSRFQQLISTKLGNYIYKGNNILGTTYNDYVSSGSKVIIRYDDEDHEDTSNGFYSPDEIPLFDDYANKNNHTDVMNDQLSKLQTNYGDPYHMFLLSWTLTPTITQYIEAGTIYPNRTIKKLYHEDDWYPTTNNLESFVSNYGNFKMNILYTDFCNTGLTDISMKANRLEGTNYALTATVTADSEFSSNTGASNAVDGHWAQEAGDCWISTGSTSSHWLKLDFGQAVTIDLFKIRHAGAATRDFKILGSDDGTTFTSIKIIAGNIRSETHHPIAFPKPYRYVMLYITNPNGGYDNYARIFEFEAWNTLSTNTTPDPGPQTVNPIYDEAAVTAAADSEYSSNFVASNAVDGQWAQETGDCWISGASSSTHWLQLEFDGCMYFNRYRVRHSGNANLVTRDFKIQGSNDAFNWTDLKTITGNTSSVTEHEVYYPNSYRYVRLYITKPNADIDNHARIYEFEAYYVDDGEGF, encoded by the coding sequence ATGAAAAAGAAAATTTTTAGTATCATGATTGCACTAACTTTTCTCATAGTGCAAATGCCTCTTGCAGTTGGGCCATGGGGTGTCCAAAGGGCTTATGCAGCAGGAATCACAACACTGGTATCCAAACACACCTACAAAATTATAAACAAACGCAGTGGAAAAGCATTGGATGTATTAAATGCCTCTTGTGACGCTGGGGCTAACATAATCCAATGGGGTTACGGGGGAGGAGACAGCCAGAAATGGATACTTGAGGATGTTGGCGGCGGGTATTTTAAAATTATAAACAAAGGCAGCGGAAAAGCATTGGATGTAAGTGGAGGCTCTTATGACAATGGAGGTGACGTAATCCAATGGGGTTATTGGGGAGGAGACAACCAGCAATGGTCGGTTCAAGCAGATAATGGATACTATAAAATTATAAACAGGCGCAGTGGAAAAGCATTGGATGTAAGTGGAGGCTCTTATGATAATGGAGGTGACGTAATCCAATGGGATTATTGGGGAGGAGACAACCAGCAATGGATACTGGAAGATATCACACTGGATGAAGCGGCTACACAGTTATACCCGGTTAAACTGCGTACTGACAGCTATAATGGCAAGTATATTTTCTGTTCCTCGGATAAAGAAGGCGATGACTATGTCATAGAAGCACATACAGATTCAACCGATGAGAGAAACGACTTTTTTATAGAAAAGAAGGGCAGCAAATATCGGCTTGTGACTCGTCAAGGATATATCTTCCGCTCTTCGGATGAAGAGGGTGGGGATTATATTATGGAGGCACACTGGAATAAATATTCCGACACCAGGACGGAGTTCACCATCGAGCAGCTCAGCAACGGCAAGTATAGAATCTGTTATGACGAAGGATATCTTTTTGTATCATCTACTCTGTCGGGTAATGATAATTATGTAGAGGCTGATTGGAATAAAACCACCGACCCCAGGGCTGAATTTTCATTGGAAGTAATAGACCCTTACTTCAACTATGCCTCATGGATGGAAAAAACAAAAAATGATATAGGAAACAAAAAACTTTGGGAGATTACAATGCCCGGTGCGCATGATTCCGGTACCTGGGACTTAAAACCTGCAAAATATGTAGGTAATACTGGGGATTCAGCAACAGCAAACCTAGATCCCGATGCTGCTATAAGAATGGCCAAAACACAAGATTGGAATATCAAATATCAATTAGCTAGTGGGGCAAGATATTTTGACATGCGGGTTTCTTATGGATATTATCATGTTCTTGGCTCGCCTACCGGATCCTTTCATAGAATAGATGATGGTAAATATTATACACAGCATACAGTTATAGGCTCTGATTATGAAGAAGTACTCAGCCTGGTTAAGGAATATCTTGACAGTTCACCAAAAAAAGAATTAATTATACTGAATTTTTCTCATTTTGAGAATTTTGGCGCTGCTCAGCATTCTAGGTTCCAGCAGTTGATTAGCACCAAGTTAGGGAACTATATTTATAAAGGAAATAACATTTTAGGTACTACATATAATGATTATGTTTCAAGCGGTTCCAAGGTTATTATAAGATATGACGATGAAGATCATGAAGACACCAGCAATGGCTTCTACAGCCCTGATGAAATACCTCTTTTTGACGATTACGCAAACAAAAACAACCATACAGATGTGATGAACGACCAGCTCTCCAAGCTTCAAACAAACTACGGAGATCCCTATCACATGTTCCTTTTGTCATGGACCCTTACACCAACAATTACGCAATACATTGAGGCAGGTACAATTTACCCAAACAGAACAATAAAAAAGCTTTATCATGAGGATGATTGGTATCCGACAACAAACAATCTGGAAAGCTTTGTATCAAATTATGGAAATTTTAAAATGAACATCCTTTACACTGACTTTTGCAATACCGGCCTTACCGATATATCGATGAAAGCCAATCGCTTGGAGGGAACTAACTACGCACTAACTGCAACTGTAACTGCAGATAGTGAATTCAGTTCAAATACTGGCGCTTCAAATGCTGTTGATGGGCACTGGGCGCAAGAAGCCGGAGATTGCTGGATATCTACCGGTTCCACCTCGTCCCACTGGTTAAAATTGGATTTTGGTCAAGCCGTAACAATCGACCTGTTTAAAATCAGGCACGCCGGTGCAGCTACCAGAGACTTCAAAATACTGGGGAGCGACGATGGTACCACCTTTACGAGCATCAAAATTATAGCCGGCAATATACGGAGTGAAACACATCATCCCATAGCATTTCCAAAACCTTATAGGTATGTGATGCTCTATATAACCAACCCGAACGGAGGGTACGACAACTATGCCAGAATTTTTGAGTTTGAAGCGTGGAATACATTATCGACTAACACGACTCCAGACCCTGGTCCTCAAACAGTAAATCCAATCTACGATGAAGCAGCGGTTACTGCGGCTGCGGATAGTGAATACAGCTCCAATTTTGTTGCTTCAAATGCTGTGGATGGGCAGTGGGCACAAGAAACCGGAGATTGCTGGATATCCGGTGCTTCCAGCTCAACCCATTGGCTCCAACTGGAGTTCGATGGCTGCATGTATTTCAATCGGTATAGAGTCAGGCACAGCGGTAATGCAAATTTAGTCACAAGAGATTTTAAAATACAAGGGAGCAACGATGCATTCAATTGGACGGACCTTAAAACTATAACGGGCAATACGAGCAGCGTGACGGAGCATGAGGTATATTACCCGAACTCATACAGGTATGTGAGGCTCTACATAACCAAGCCGAACGCGGACATAGACAATCATGCAAGAATTTATGAGTTTGAAGCATATTATGTTGACGATGGCGAGGGATTTTAG